The genomic DNA TTCGTCATCGTGCAGCATCTGGACCCCGACCACGACAGCCTGATGGAAGAGTTGCTGAACCGGCGCACGAAATCGCCGGTCGTGACCGCCTATGACGGGTGCAAGGTCGAACCCGGCCACATCTATCTGATCGCACCGGGCGAACTGCTGACCATCGAAGACAACACGCTGCGGACGGAAAAATTCGCCCAGCCCCGCGGCATCCGGCGCCCCATCGACGTCTTTCTGACCTCGCTGGCCAACCATTCCGGCCTGAACGCCGTCGGCGTCATCCTGTCCGGCACCGGCAGCGACGGCAGCCACGGTGTGCGCGATATCAAGAACAACGGCGGCCTCGTGCTGGTGCAGCGCCCGGAAGAGGCGAAATATAACGGCATGCCCCGCGCCGCGATCGCCAGCGGCGCCTGCGACCTGATCGTCCCCGTCGCCGAAATCGTCCCCGCGCTCGAGGATTTCTTTCATCGCGTCGGCGATCTGACATCCAGCAACATCACGGATGGAGAGTTGATTTCCCGCGTGGCCCGCCACCTGCGCAACCGGACAGGGCACGATTTTTCCGAATACAAACCCGGCACCCTGCTGCGCCGCATCGCAGTGCGCATGTCGATCCTCGGGTTGGCCAAGTCCGCGGATTATCTGCATCACCTGATCAACGATCCGCAGGAAGCCGAAAAGCTGTTCAGCAGCATCCTGATCAACGTCACCAGCTTTTTCCGCGACGATGACGTGTTTGATGCGCTGCGCGAAAGTATCATTCCCGATCTGGTCAGCAGTGTCGGTGCGGGTGGCGACCTGCGCGTCTGGGTCGCCGGCTGCTCGACCGGAGAGGAGGCCTACAGCCTCGCGATCATCCTGTCCGAGGCGATGGAGCGGCAGAACATCTGGCCGCGCGTCTCGATCTTTGCCACGGATATCGACGAAGACGCCCTGCGCACCGCGCGGCGTGGCGAATACGGTGACGAGATCGCGGGCCGGATGCCGTCCGCAACGCTGCAGCGGTATTTCAGGGCGCGCGCGACCGGATTTGTCGTGACCGACGCCATCCGCAACATGGTCCGGTTTTCCAACCAGAGCCTGATCAAGGATCCGCCGTTTTCGCAACTTGACCTGATCTGCTGCCGCAACGTCCTGATTTATTTCGAAAAGCCGCTTCAGACATCGGTCATCAACTCGTTTCATTACGGTCTGCGCGAAGGCGGCACGCTGGTTCTCGGCAACAGCGAGGCCATCAACAAGGGTGACGCGCTGTTCGATGAAATCTCGCGGCATCTGCGGATCTTCACACGCAGGCCAGGGCCTGCGGCGCGCCTTGACCTGCGCCCGGCGGACCGCCCCTATTACCGCCCGCCCAGCGCCCAGCCGCAGGATGACCATGCCCTGCCGCCGCAGCCCTATGCCGCCGACGTAATGACCCATTTCTCGCCGCCCTACATGGTGCTGACGCCGCAGTCCGATCTGGTCTATGCGTCCACCAGCGCCACCGCATTCCTGCAGGTGACGGGCGGGCGGCCACAATCGTCTGTCCTCAAGATGGTCAGGCCCGAACTGGAACCCGCCCTTGGACGGTTGCTGCGGTTCGACCAGAAGACGGACCAGACCCAGAGTATCCTGTTCGAAGGCGATCTTGACGGCGATCGCAGGCGGTTGCGCATCAGCGGACGTCAGATCGCCGACCAGAACATCCTCGTGGTGTTCGAGGACCAGATCGTGACGAACGATGCGACGATCGCAGACCCCGCCGCCGAAGGGGCCGAAACACGACGCTATACCCGCGAGTTGGAAGCCGAACTCGACGCGACGCGCGACCGGTTGCGGATTACCATGGAAGAACTCGAGACATCCAACGAAGAGCTGAAAAGCTCCAACGAGGAAATGATGTCGATGAACGAGGAATTGCAGTCCGCAAACGAAGAGCTGACGACCACCAACGACGAGTTGAATTCCAAGATCACCGAAATCCGCGATTCCAACGCGGACATGAGCAATTTCATCAAAAGCAACAAGATCAGCACGGTCTTTCTTGACGAACAATTGCGTCTGCGCCGGTTCACGCCGGAGGCGCGCAATCAGTTCCGGTTCGTCACCTCTGACATCGGTCGCCCGCTGGACGATATCGGATCCGATCTGGACGTGGCACAGATCCTCGATGACTGCCGCGCGGTCATGCAGACCGACAAGATGATGGAAGCGGAATACGAAAGCCGCGACGGCCTGACCTACCGTGCCCGCATCGTGCCCTTCGACGGCGACCCGTCCGTGGGCGGCGGCGTGGTCCTGTCGATCTTTGACGTGACGGAATTGCGCCGCTTCGCGCGCGAGGCCGAAGAGCAGCGCAACCTGTCCGAACAGCGCCTGACCGAGATCGAGGATCTGTATGCCGTCAGTCCGCAGGCGATGGGCATGCTGGACGAAAATCTGCGCTATGTCCGCGCCAACCCCCGGCTGGCCGATCTGTGCGGCACCTCCGTCGCCGATCTGATCGGCCGTCCCCTCGGCACCCTCGCCATGGGCCTGCGCGAAGAGATCGAGCCGATGGCGCGGGACGTGCTGGAGAACCAGACGCGCATCGAGAACAGGCAGTTTCGTGGCAAGATGCGCAGCATGCCGGACAAGGACAGGGTCTGGGAAACCGACTGGTATCCGGTCTATCACAACGGTGTCGTGGCCGGTGTCGGCGTGAACGTCCGCGACATCACCGACCAGATCCAGATGCAGTACGAACTGCGCCGCGTGATGCAAGAGCTGCAACACCGGGTCAAGAACATGCTGGCCAACGTGCTGGCGCTGGTGTCCCGCGCACGCCGTGACGCGACCAGCGACCGAGAGGTCTTTTCCGCCCTGTCCAAACGGATTCAGGCGCTGGCCCAGACCCACAAGCTGCTGACCCAGTCGAACTGGTCCTCTGCCAACCTGCGTCAGGTGCTGGAACCCGAGCTGACCGCGATCTACGGCGCCGACCGGATCCAGATGAAGGGACCGGAAATCGTGGTCAACGCCCGCGCTGCGCTGTCGCTGGGCATGGCGATCCACGAACTGGCCACCAATGCGGCCAAATACGGCGCCTTCTCGGTGCCGGACGGTGCGGTGCGCCTGTCCTGGGTCCGGCAGGATGACGGCGAATCCGACATGTACATCTTTCGCTGGAAGGAACAGGGCGGACCGGAACCCACGACCGCCGGCGACGACGGTTTCGGCACCCAACTGATCCGGTCCACGATCACCGGCAGCCTGAACGGTGCGGTGACATTTGACTGGGAACCAGATGGATTGTCGTGCGTTCTGACGATACCTGTGTCTGCGCTTATCGAGATCCCGAATGAATCACTCTTCAACTCCAGTACCCTCCAGATCTAGCCTGCTCTACGTTGAAGATGAGGTGATCGTGGCACTGGATGTTTCCGACGGCCTCGAACATGAGCTCGGGTTCGAGGTCGAGATGGCGCACAATCTGACCACCGCAATGGAAAAATGCGACAGCATG from Loktanella sp. M215 includes the following:
- a CDS encoding chemotaxis protein CheB — its product is MTTTETNATASDEQIIVGIGASAGGLEAIQSFLDRLPDQHDLVFVIVQHLDPDHDSLMEELLNRRTKSPVVTAYDGCKVEPGHIYLIAPGELLTIEDNTLRTEKFAQPRGIRRPIDVFLTSLANHSGLNAVGVILSGTGSDGSHGVRDIKNNGGLVLVQRPEEAKYNGMPRAAIASGACDLIVPVAEIVPALEDFFHRVGDLTSSNITDGELISRVARHLRNRTGHDFSEYKPGTLLRRIAVRMSILGLAKSADYLHHLINDPQEAEKLFSSILINVTSFFRDDDVFDALRESIIPDLVSSVGAGGDLRVWVAGCSTGEEAYSLAIILSEAMERQNIWPRVSIFATDIDEDALRTARRGEYGDEIAGRMPSATLQRYFRARATGFVVTDAIRNMVRFSNQSLIKDPPFSQLDLICCRNVLIYFEKPLQTSVINSFHYGLREGGTLVLGNSEAINKGDALFDEISRHLRIFTRRPGPAARLDLRPADRPYYRPPSAQPQDDHALPPQPYAADVMTHFSPPYMVLTPQSDLVYASTSATAFLQVTGGRPQSSVLKMVRPELEPALGRLLRFDQKTDQTQSILFEGDLDGDRRRLRISGRQIADQNILVVFEDQIVTNDATIADPAAEGAETRRYTRELEAELDATRDRLRITMEELETSNEELKSSNEEMMSMNEELQSANEELTTTNDELNSKITEIRDSNADMSNFIKSNKISTVFLDEQLRLRRFTPEARNQFRFVTSDIGRPLDDIGSDLDVAQILDDCRAVMQTDKMMEAEYESRDGLTYRARIVPFDGDPSVGGGVVLSIFDVTELRRFAREAEEQRNLSEQRLTEIEDLYAVSPQAMGMLDENLRYVRANPRLADLCGTSVADLIGRPLGTLAMGLREEIEPMARDVLENQTRIENRQFRGKMRSMPDKDRVWETDWYPVYHNGVVAGVGVNVRDITDQIQMQYELRRVMQELQHRVKNMLANVLALVSRARRDATSDREVFSALSKRIQALAQTHKLLTQSNWSSANLRQVLEPELTAIYGADRIQMKGPEIVVNARAALSLGMAIHELATNAAKYGAFSVPDGAVRLSWVRQDDGESDMYIFRWKEQGGPEPTTAGDDGFGTQLIRSTITGSLNGAVTFDWEPDGLSCVLTIPVSALIEIPNESLFNSSTLQI